A window of Phocoena phocoena chromosome 6, mPhoPho1.1, whole genome shotgun sequence contains these coding sequences:
- the SFTPC gene encoding surfactant protein C isoform X1: MDVGSKEVLMESPPDYSAVPGDQFRIPCCLGKIKRLLIIVVILVVVIVGALLIALYMSQKHTEMVLEMSIAGPEAQQRLALSEHVGTTATFSVGSTGIVVYDYQRLLIAYKPAPGTCCYIMKMAPQSIPSLEALTRKFQNFQGLSKGQQSSRSKGSCADRQEAAPANTTGTGPGEMGAVGRGGQRRSSSQDPRGFLHQRIKQPD, translated from the exons ATGGATGTGGGCAGCAAAGAGGTCTTGATGGAGAGCCCGCCG GACTACTCAGCAGTCCCTGGGGACCAGTTCCGAATCCCCTGCTGTCTTGGGAAGATCAAACGTCTTCTCATCATTGTCGTGATCCTTGTTGTCGTGATTGTTGGGGCCCTGCTCATAGCTCTTTACATGAGCCAGAAACATACTGAGATG GTCCTAGAGATGAGCATCGCGGGGCCAGAAGCCCAGCAACGCCTGGCCCTGAGTGAGCATGTGGGAACCACTGCCACCTTCTCCGTTGGCTCCACTGGCATCGTGGTGTATGACTACCAGAGG CTCCTGATTGCCTACAAGCCAGCCCCAGGAACCTGCTGCTACATCATGAAGATGGCTCCGCAGAGCATCCCAAGTCTTGAGGCTCTCACTAGAAAATTCCAGAACTTCCAG GGCCTCAGCAAGGGACAGCAAAGCTCCAGGAGCAAAGGGTCTTGTGCAGACAGGCAGGAAGCCGCTCCTGCCAATACCACTGGGACTGGTCCTGGAGAAATGGGAGCtgtggggagaggtgggcagaggagaAGCAGCTCCCAGGACCCAAGGGGGTTCCTACACCAAAGAATAAAGCAGCCTGATTGA
- the SFTPC gene encoding surfactant protein C isoform X4, whose amino-acid sequence MDVGSKEVLMESPPVLEMSIAGPEAQQRLALSEHVGTTATFSVGSTGIVVYDYQRLLIAYKPAPGTCCYIMKMAPQSIPSLEALTRKFQNFQVGVCSFQAEPSVPTSKLGQEEGRDASLASSGDLAFLGSTVSTLCGEVPLYYI is encoded by the exons ATGGATGTGGGCAGCAAAGAGGTCTTGATGGAGAGCCCGCCG GTCCTAGAGATGAGCATCGCGGGGCCAGAAGCCCAGCAACGCCTGGCCCTGAGTGAGCATGTGGGAACCACTGCCACCTTCTCCGTTGGCTCCACTGGCATCGTGGTGTATGACTACCAGAGG CTCCTGATTGCCTACAAGCCAGCCCCAGGAACCTGCTGCTACATCATGAAGATGGCTCCGCAGAGCATCCCAAGTCTTGAGGCTCTCACTAGAAAATTCCAGAACTTCCAGGTGGGTGT GTGCTCTTTCCAGGCCGAGCCCTCAGTACCTACCTCTAAGCTGGGCCAGGAGGAGGGCCGTGACGCCAGCTTGGCATCCTCTGGGGACCTGGCCTTCCTGGGCAGCACCGTGAGCACCCTGTGTGGCGAGGTGCCCCTGTACTACATCTAG
- the SFTPC gene encoding surfactant protein C isoform X2, whose product MDVGSKEVLMESPPDYSAVPGDQFRIPCCLGKIKRLLIIVVILVVVIVGALLIALYMSQKHTEMVLEMSIAGPEAQQRLALSEHVGTTATFSVGSTGIVVYDYQRLLIAYKPAPGTCCYIMKMAPQSIPSLEALTRKFQNFQVGVCSFQAEPSVPTSKLGQEEGRDASLASSGDLAFLGSTVSTLCGEVPLYYI is encoded by the exons ATGGATGTGGGCAGCAAAGAGGTCTTGATGGAGAGCCCGCCG GACTACTCAGCAGTCCCTGGGGACCAGTTCCGAATCCCCTGCTGTCTTGGGAAGATCAAACGTCTTCTCATCATTGTCGTGATCCTTGTTGTCGTGATTGTTGGGGCCCTGCTCATAGCTCTTTACATGAGCCAGAAACATACTGAGATG GTCCTAGAGATGAGCATCGCGGGGCCAGAAGCCCAGCAACGCCTGGCCCTGAGTGAGCATGTGGGAACCACTGCCACCTTCTCCGTTGGCTCCACTGGCATCGTGGTGTATGACTACCAGAGG CTCCTGATTGCCTACAAGCCAGCCCCAGGAACCTGCTGCTACATCATGAAGATGGCTCCGCAGAGCATCCCAAGTCTTGAGGCTCTCACTAGAAAATTCCAGAACTTCCAGGTGGGTGT GTGCTCTTTCCAGGCCGAGCCCTCAGTACCTACCTCTAAGCTGGGCCAGGAGGAGGGCCGTGACGCCAGCTTGGCATCCTCTGGGGACCTGGCCTTCCTGGGCAGCACCGTGAGCACCCTGTGTGGCGAGGTGCCCCTGTACTACATCTAG
- the SFTPC gene encoding surfactant protein C isoform X3 gives MDVGSKEVLMESPPDYSAVPGDQFRIPCCLGKIKRLLIIVVILVVVIVGALLIALYMSQKHTEMVLEMSIAGPEAQQRLALSEHVGTTATFSVGSTGIVVYDYQRLLIAYKPAPGTCCYIMKMAPQSIPSLEALTRKFQNFQAEPSVPTSKLGQEEGRDASLASSGDLAFLGSTVSTLCGEVPLYYI, from the exons ATGGATGTGGGCAGCAAAGAGGTCTTGATGGAGAGCCCGCCG GACTACTCAGCAGTCCCTGGGGACCAGTTCCGAATCCCCTGCTGTCTTGGGAAGATCAAACGTCTTCTCATCATTGTCGTGATCCTTGTTGTCGTGATTGTTGGGGCCCTGCTCATAGCTCTTTACATGAGCCAGAAACATACTGAGATG GTCCTAGAGATGAGCATCGCGGGGCCAGAAGCCCAGCAACGCCTGGCCCTGAGTGAGCATGTGGGAACCACTGCCACCTTCTCCGTTGGCTCCACTGGCATCGTGGTGTATGACTACCAGAGG CTCCTGATTGCCTACAAGCCAGCCCCAGGAACCTGCTGCTACATCATGAAGATGGCTCCGCAGAGCATCCCAAGTCTTGAGGCTCTCACTAGAAAATTCCAGAACTTCCAG GCCGAGCCCTCAGTACCTACCTCTAAGCTGGGCCAGGAGGAGGGCCGTGACGCCAGCTTGGCATCCTCTGGGGACCTGGCCTTCCTGGGCAGCACCGTGAGCACCCTGTGTGGCGAGGTGCCCCTGTACTACATCTAG